A window of the Zeugodacus cucurbitae isolate PBARC_wt_2022May chromosome 4, idZeuCucr1.2, whole genome shotgun sequence genome harbors these coding sequences:
- the LOC105217511 gene encoding uncharacterized protein LOC105217511 translates to MILNELLTRLRHLKVLLVLPSKLGVEVSPLDLFRWAWHSGYTRIMSLHATTGANGTHITLMSFTPFPELQLITVERPVDYFRYTLPHDFQGHAIRAPLGQNAPSVFSYTDRNGQRKTTGMIYHVFHNFIKLHNATLEEVVLPEPYPDVVLMESVIAALQRGQLDISLHFYFMDYEKWHINQPPFLFANYFRVPNAKPRPIEDYVWAPFRRKVWNAIFLYLLFIALILTFGYYLSTRIEWLHKASKKEYIGRVSSEMTSPAIPRCGSCSTFKLNRKPFSRIECTHLLYGLFQYLHIFIDTFLQLLASLCFTANKICRRSYYNRRLSSMFIFHSILAFILVNYYSALSVSFLTTGIFEPQMNSIADVIDSPYKIQLTHTDIPYFPKDADLRRKVEIISRSEMWQHHLTLNNSVILLNTLWSYNFFSSQQMKLHQKPVRLLKSEIVWDAMSGMLMPLNSPYVEMLTDTLLWSFNTGLFRKAYIDTWGNAFEAGILHLLPIDHDSEYALDMHYFYWAWWVCIVGYLLSSVVLLIERFCHKKTK, encoded by the coding sequence ATGATATTAAATGAGTTACTAACACGCTTGCGTCATCTAAAAGTGCTACTCGTACTACCCTCCAAATTGGGTGTTGAAGTATCGCCACTGGATCTCTTTCGTTGGGCGTGGCATTCGGGTTATACGCGCATAATGAGCCTTCATGCGACAACTGGTGCTAACGGTACTCATATTACGCTTATGAGCTTCACACCTTTTCCAGAATTGCAGTTGATAACTGTGGAGCGGCCAGTCGATTACTTTCGTTATACATTACCACATGATTTTCAAGGTCATGCCATACGTGCTCCACTGGGTCAAAATGCACCATCGGTCTTTAGTTACACAGATCGAAATGGACAACGGAAGACAACCGGTATGATATATCATGTGTTccataattttataaagctaCATAATGCTACGTTGGAGGAAGTTGTGCTACCCGAACCTTATCCGGATGTTGTGCTGATGGAATCGGTAATTGCAGCATTGCAGCGCGGTCAGCTAGATATTTCTTTGCACTTTTACTTTATGGATTACGAGAAATGGCATATCAATCAACcgccatttttatttgcaaattattttcgTGTGCCGAATGCGAAACCACGCCCCATTGAAGATTATGTATGGGCACCGTTTAGGCGTAAGGTTTGGAAtgccatatttttatatttacttttcataGCGTTGATACTCACCTTCGGGTACTACTTAAGTACTCGTATTGAGTGGCTACATAAGGCATCTAAAAAAGAGTACATTGGAAGAGTTAGTAGCGAGATGACATCGCCTGCTATACCGAGATGTGGAAGTTGTAGCACATTCAAGCTGAATCGTAAACCCTTTTCAAGAATTGAATGTACTCATCTACTCTACGGCCTATTTCAATATCTACACATTTTCATCGATACCTTCCTTCAATTACTGGCATCACTCTGCTTTACCGCCAATAAAATCTGTCGGCGCTCATATTACAATCGTCGGCTGAGCTCCATGTTTATATTTCACAGTATACTCGCCTTCATTTTAGTGAATTATTACAGCGCACTAAGTGTTAGTTTTCTCACCACGGGAATCTTTGAACCGCAAATGAACTCCATCGCTGATGTCATAGATTCGCCTTACAAAATACAACTGACTCATACTGATATTCCTTATTTTCCAAAAGATGCGGACTTGCGTCGAAAAGTTGAAATAATCAGTAGAAGCGAGATGTGGCAACACCATTTGACACTCAATAATTCGGTGATATTGTTGAATACACTGTGGAGTTATAATTTCTTTAGTTCTCAACAAATGAAATTACATCAGAAACCCGTCCGTTTACTAAAATCTGAAATCGTTTGGGATGCTATGAGCGGCATGTTAATGCCACTAAATTCACCATATGTTGAAATGTTAACCGATACTTTATTGTGGTCTTTCAATACGGGTCTCTTTCGCAAAGCGTACATCGATACGTGGGGGAATGCTTTTGAAGCTGGGATTCTACATTTGCTACCGATAGATCATGACTCGGAATATGCGCTGGATATGCATTATTTTTACTGGGCGTGGTGGGTGTGTATTGTTGGTTATTTGCTGAGCAGTGTTGTCTTATTAATTGAGCG